A genomic segment from Perca flavescens isolate YP-PL-M2 chromosome 13, PFLA_1.0, whole genome shotgun sequence encodes:
- the arfip2b gene encoding arfaptin-2b isoform X1 — protein MTDSIMSKAATMEIPINSNGDTGTLAEDDSLEQAAKLQWSLDEKVGSSRGTRDLQQVMVSGPNLNETSIVSGGYGGTAEGIISTSSIKGSNMHHSTSSSSMTAEEVTRGVAVEKLETMKKWGFNTYKCTKQMISERFGRGSRTVDLELEAQIEVLRDTKKKYECVLRLARALTNHFYNMVQTQHALGDTFADLSQKSPELRDEFGYNAETQKLLCKNGETLLGAINFFVSSINTLVKKTMEDTLMTIKMYENARLEFDAYRSDLEELSLGPRDAVAMARIDAAQQQYQVQKDKYERLRSDVIIKLKFLEENKVKVMHKQLLLFHNAISAYFAGNQQQLEQTLKQFNIKLKPPGADKPSWLEEQ, from the exons ATGACAGACAGCATTATGAGTAAAGCTGCCACAATGGAGATTCCAATCAACAGTAATGGTGACACAGGGACACTAGCAGAAGATGACAGCCTTGAACAG GCTGCAAAACTGCAGTGGAGCTTAGATGAGAAGGTAGGGAGCTCCAGAGGCACCAGG GACCTACAGCAGGTGATGGTATCGGGTCCCAATCTCAACGAGACTAGCATTGTATCTGGGGGTTATGGAGGAACAGCGGAGGGTATCATCTCCACCAGCTCAATCAAAG GTTCAAACATGCACCACAGCACCAGCAGCTCGTCAATGACTGCAGAGGAAGTGACCCGCGGTGTGGCTGTGGAAAAACTAGAAACCATGAAGAAGTGGGGTTTCAACACTTACAAG TGTACAAAGCAAATGATCTCAGAGCGTTTTGGTCGGGGTTCCCGGACTGTGGACCTGGAGCTGGAGGCCCAGATTGAGGTGCTGAGAGACACTAAAAAGAAATATGAGTGTGTGCTGCGATTGGCCAGAGCGCTGACCAACCACTTCTACAACATGGTGCAGACGCAGCATGCGCTGGGCGACACCTTTGCTGACCTCAGTCAGAAATCTCCAGAGCTACGG GATGAGTTTGGCTACAATGCAGAGACTCAGAAGTTGCTGTGTAAGAACGGGGAGACTCTACTAGGTGCCATTAACTTCTTTGTGTCCAGCATCAACACACTGGTCAAGAAGACCATGGAGGACACCCTAATGACAATCAAGATGTATGAAAATGCCAG ACTGGAGTTTGATGCCTACCGGTCAGACCTGGAAGAACTGAGTCTGGGTCCGAGAGACGCTGTAGCCATGGCCCGCATAGATGCTGCTCAGCAACAGTACCAAGTCCAGAAGGACAAGTATGAACGCCTTCGCTCGGACGTCATCATTAAACTCAAGTTCCTGGAGGAGAATAAG gTGAAGGTGATGCATAAGcagctcctcctcttccatAATGCCATCTCAGCATACTTTGCTGGCAACcagcagcagctggagcagACGCTGAAGCAGTTCAACATTAAGTTGAAGCCTCCAGGGGCTGACAAGCCCTCCTGGTTAGAGGAGCAGTGA
- the arfip2b gene encoding arfaptin-2b isoform X2: protein MTDSIMSKAATMEIPINSNGDTGTLAEDDSLEQAAKLQWSLDEKDLQQVMVSGPNLNETSIVSGGYGGTAEGIISTSSIKGSNMHHSTSSSSMTAEEVTRGVAVEKLETMKKWGFNTYKCTKQMISERFGRGSRTVDLELEAQIEVLRDTKKKYECVLRLARALTNHFYNMVQTQHALGDTFADLSQKSPELRDEFGYNAETQKLLCKNGETLLGAINFFVSSINTLVKKTMEDTLMTIKMYENARLEFDAYRSDLEELSLGPRDAVAMARIDAAQQQYQVQKDKYERLRSDVIIKLKFLEENKVKVMHKQLLLFHNAISAYFAGNQQQLEQTLKQFNIKLKPPGADKPSWLEEQ, encoded by the exons ATGACAGACAGCATTATGAGTAAAGCTGCCACAATGGAGATTCCAATCAACAGTAATGGTGACACAGGGACACTAGCAGAAGATGACAGCCTTGAACAG GCTGCAAAACTGCAGTGGAGCTTAGATGAGAAG GACCTACAGCAGGTGATGGTATCGGGTCCCAATCTCAACGAGACTAGCATTGTATCTGGGGGTTATGGAGGAACAGCGGAGGGTATCATCTCCACCAGCTCAATCAAAG GTTCAAACATGCACCACAGCACCAGCAGCTCGTCAATGACTGCAGAGGAAGTGACCCGCGGTGTGGCTGTGGAAAAACTAGAAACCATGAAGAAGTGGGGTTTCAACACTTACAAG TGTACAAAGCAAATGATCTCAGAGCGTTTTGGTCGGGGTTCCCGGACTGTGGACCTGGAGCTGGAGGCCCAGATTGAGGTGCTGAGAGACACTAAAAAGAAATATGAGTGTGTGCTGCGATTGGCCAGAGCGCTGACCAACCACTTCTACAACATGGTGCAGACGCAGCATGCGCTGGGCGACACCTTTGCTGACCTCAGTCAGAAATCTCCAGAGCTACGG GATGAGTTTGGCTACAATGCAGAGACTCAGAAGTTGCTGTGTAAGAACGGGGAGACTCTACTAGGTGCCATTAACTTCTTTGTGTCCAGCATCAACACACTGGTCAAGAAGACCATGGAGGACACCCTAATGACAATCAAGATGTATGAAAATGCCAG ACTGGAGTTTGATGCCTACCGGTCAGACCTGGAAGAACTGAGTCTGGGTCCGAGAGACGCTGTAGCCATGGCCCGCATAGATGCTGCTCAGCAACAGTACCAAGTCCAGAAGGACAAGTATGAACGCCTTCGCTCGGACGTCATCATTAAACTCAAGTTCCTGGAGGAGAATAAG gTGAAGGTGATGCATAAGcagctcctcctcttccatAATGCCATCTCAGCATACTTTGCTGGCAACcagcagcagctggagcagACGCTGAAGCAGTTCAACATTAAGTTGAAGCCTCCAGGGGCTGACAAGCCCTCCTGGTTAGAGGAGCAGTGA
- the arfip2b gene encoding arfaptin-2b isoform X3: MTDSIMSKAATMEIPINSNGDTGTLAEDDSLEQDLQQVMVSGPNLNETSIVSGGYGGTAEGIISTSSIKGSNMHHSTSSSSMTAEEVTRGVAVEKLETMKKWGFNTYKCTKQMISERFGRGSRTVDLELEAQIEVLRDTKKKYECVLRLARALTNHFYNMVQTQHALGDTFADLSQKSPELRDEFGYNAETQKLLCKNGETLLGAINFFVSSINTLVKKTMEDTLMTIKMYENARLEFDAYRSDLEELSLGPRDAVAMARIDAAQQQYQVQKDKYERLRSDVIIKLKFLEENKVKVMHKQLLLFHNAISAYFAGNQQQLEQTLKQFNIKLKPPGADKPSWLEEQ, from the exons ATGACAGACAGCATTATGAGTAAAGCTGCCACAATGGAGATTCCAATCAACAGTAATGGTGACACAGGGACACTAGCAGAAGATGACAGCCTTGAACAG GACCTACAGCAGGTGATGGTATCGGGTCCCAATCTCAACGAGACTAGCATTGTATCTGGGGGTTATGGAGGAACAGCGGAGGGTATCATCTCCACCAGCTCAATCAAAG GTTCAAACATGCACCACAGCACCAGCAGCTCGTCAATGACTGCAGAGGAAGTGACCCGCGGTGTGGCTGTGGAAAAACTAGAAACCATGAAGAAGTGGGGTTTCAACACTTACAAG TGTACAAAGCAAATGATCTCAGAGCGTTTTGGTCGGGGTTCCCGGACTGTGGACCTGGAGCTGGAGGCCCAGATTGAGGTGCTGAGAGACACTAAAAAGAAATATGAGTGTGTGCTGCGATTGGCCAGAGCGCTGACCAACCACTTCTACAACATGGTGCAGACGCAGCATGCGCTGGGCGACACCTTTGCTGACCTCAGTCAGAAATCTCCAGAGCTACGG GATGAGTTTGGCTACAATGCAGAGACTCAGAAGTTGCTGTGTAAGAACGGGGAGACTCTACTAGGTGCCATTAACTTCTTTGTGTCCAGCATCAACACACTGGTCAAGAAGACCATGGAGGACACCCTAATGACAATCAAGATGTATGAAAATGCCAG ACTGGAGTTTGATGCCTACCGGTCAGACCTGGAAGAACTGAGTCTGGGTCCGAGAGACGCTGTAGCCATGGCCCGCATAGATGCTGCTCAGCAACAGTACCAAGTCCAGAAGGACAAGTATGAACGCCTTCGCTCGGACGTCATCATTAAACTCAAGTTCCTGGAGGAGAATAAG gTGAAGGTGATGCATAAGcagctcctcctcttccatAATGCCATCTCAGCATACTTTGCTGGCAACcagcagcagctggagcagACGCTGAAGCAGTTCAACATTAAGTTGAAGCCTCCAGGGGCTGACAAGCCCTCCTGGTTAGAGGAGCAGTGA
- the LOC114566388 gene encoding LOW QUALITY PROTEIN: FH2 domain-containing protein 1 (The sequence of the model RefSeq protein was modified relative to this genomic sequence to represent the inferred CDS: inserted 1 base in 1 codon) — protein sequence MEGVLILKSASTPNFSSQNSPLSPDAQEDSDFQSSSPVPPPMYVTAVPPPPPPPPPPPPLPPPPPPFGSRTVQRRSMXKKLNWDTIPSQRVLGKLNVWTSKRPQRDLVLDIRSMEELFSHGDKQASLRNSRVMGLTCDGMDLYSQEPQVTILDSKKSMNIGIFLRHFKRPMIEVVQDICHGNWLKFGTGKLKELCKLLPEESEVKRLLSFSGNLSVLPEADQFMVQLVKVTGYEERLKTMVLREEFFPLMEEVKNSVAVMTKAANELLDCDNLHSVIRLVLKAGNYMNAGGYSANAIGFRMASLLKLADTKANKPGMNLMHYVAKQVQDIDAELLTFHTQLEHIGMGSRICKEEVIADFEREAKKVKEVKLFSSKQPGLLQQMETFFLRAEAKLADVESSLQVLKALSDAVAEYFCEDPATFKLEECCSIFHSFCKRFDTAVQENREREAAEQRHKQKESVAVKRRPTVSCSGPKSIRDSSSLESALHSILSTVPEGLSRCRKNLLPAIEGSPSERSSRTVPSVEKTKATPHTRKESKKQPKLQKKDGEKAELENKEAEKMRDITQKVLRYQNNRSSLDGDRVPGASRPSERAQDTPATPSSPQPRTRDYFFANNGDVGSPWTILSPLTCSQRNDSHRRRQSHRRRLYSPPGGDDLDDGVWESDEGIYLPNSSNRDSLTSPSGGSASLPECPSQRAASQGPILRTVSMDETWRSPASGFRLVDLFQRSMSHASYSYGSRTENMREEGTGVCSLGGRKTGNQVEGQVNTSGFISFFRRIGGRSKPGDMEEQHFKGSNT from the exons ATGGAGGGAGTGCTGATTTTAAAATCTGCCTCTACTCCCAACTTTTCCTCTCAAAACTCTCCTCTTTCACCGGATGCTCAGGAAGATTCAGATTTCCAGTCATCTTCTCCTGTGCCTCCCCCCATGTATGTTACGGCTgtaccacccccacccccaccaccaccacctcctccccctcttcccccacctccccctcctTTTGGCTCTCGTACGGTCCAGCGACGTTCCA AAAAAAAGCTGAACTGGGACACAATCCCTAGCCAGCGTGTCCTGGGAAAACTGAATGTCTGGACGTCTAAACGGCCTCAGAGAGACCTCGTGCTGGATATCCGGAGCATGGAGGAGTTGTTCAGTCATGGAGACAAACAGGCTTCGCTGCGCAACTCAAGGGTCATGGGTCTGACCTGTGATGGCATGGACCTCTATTCACAGGAGCCTCAG gTCACAATCCTTGACTCTAAAAAGAGTATGAATATTGGGATCTTCCTGAGACATTTCAAGAG GCCAATGATAGAGGTGGTGCAGGACATTTGTCATGGGAACTGGCTCAAATTTGGAACGGGCAAACTAAAAGAGCTTTGTAAACTGCTGCCAGAAGAAAGTGAG GTGAAGCGGCTGCTGTCGTTCAGTGGGAACCTCTCTGTGTTACCTGAGGCTGACCAGTTCATGGTGCAGCTGGTCAAAGTGACTGG CTACGAGGAACGCCTGAAAACTATGGTGCTGAGGGAGGAATTTTTTCCTCTTATGGAGGAGGTGAAGAACTCTGTTGCTGTCATGACCAAAGCAGCTAATG AGCTGTTGGACTGTGATAACCTCCACTCGGTCATTCGGCTGGTATTAAAAGCCGGGAATTACATGAACGCT ggtGGTTACAGTGCCAATGCCATTGGCTTCAGGATGGCCTCTCTACTCAAGCTGGCTGACACCAAAGCCAACAAGCCTGGCATGAACCTCATGCACTATGTTGCCAAG CAGGTACAGGACATCGATGCAGAGTTGCTGACTTTTCACACCCAGCTTGAACACATTGGGATGGGATCAAG AATTTGCAAAGAGGAGGTCATCGCAGACTTTGAGAGGGAAGCCAAGAAGGTCAAGGAAGTGAAATTGTTCAGCAGCAAACAGCCTGGCCTCTTACAACAAATGGAGACATTTTTCCTG AGGGCTGAGGCCAAGCTGGCCGATGTGGAGTCCTCTCTTCAGGTGCTAAAGGCTCTGAGCGATGCTGTCGCTGAGTACTTCTGTGAAGACCCAGCTACCTTTAAACTGGAGGAGTGCTGCTCCATCTTTCATTCGTTTTGCAAGCGGTTTGACACAGCTGTACAG GAGAACCGAGAGCGAGAGGCAGCAGAGCAGAGGCACAAGCAGAAGGAGAGTGTGGCAGTCAAACGCCGCCCcacagtgtcttgctcaggacCTAAGTCTATTCGGGACTCCTCGAGCTTGGAGTCCGCTTTACACAGCATTCTCTCCACCGTTCCAGAAGGATTATCCAGATGCAGGAAGAACCTACTGCCCGCTATCGAAGGATCCCCCTCTGAGCGCAGCTCTCGGACGGTTCCCTCAGTAGAAAAAACTAAGGCTACGCCCCATACTAGAAAAGAGAGTAAGAAACAACCCAAACTGCAGAAAAAGGATGGGGAAAAAGCAGAACTAGAAAACAAAGAAGCTGAGAAGATGCGTGACATAACTCAAAAGGTGCTTCGCTACCAAAACAACAGAAGCAGCCTCGACGGAGACAGAGTTCCAGGTGCTTCTCGTCCGTCGGAGAGAGCACAAGACACACCAGCTACCCCAAGCTCCCCTCAGCCTAGAACCAGAGACTACTTCTTTGCCAACAATGGGGATGTGGGCTCCCCATGGACTATCCTGAGCCCTCTTACTTGCTCCCAAAGAAACGACTCCCACCGACGCAGACAATCACACCGACGCAGGCTATACTCACCGCCAGGGGGCGATGACCTTGATGATGGAGTCTGGGAGAGCGACGAAGGCATTTATCTCCCAAATTCCTCCAATCGGGACAGTCTAACATCTCCATCTGGGGGTTCTGCGTCTCTTCCCGAGTGCCCCAGTCAGAGAGCTGCGTCACAGGGTCCAATCCTCAGGACCGTTTCCATGGATGAAACCTGGCGATCTCCAGCATCTGGCTTCCGGCTGGTAGACTTGTTCCAGAGAAGCATGTCTCATGCGTCATACTCTTATGGATCCAGGACAGAAAACATGAGAGAAGAAGGAACAGGAGTCTGTTCATTGGGTGGCAGGAAGACAGGGAATCAAGTAGAGGGTCAAGTGAACACCTCTGGGTTCATATCATTTTTCAGACGTATTGGAGGCAGAAGTAAGCCTGGTGATATGGAAGAACAACATTTCAAAGGATCTAATACTTAA